In Brevibacillus brevis, a genomic segment contains:
- a CDS encoding MFS transporter, whose translation MLWRNRTFLLLMTGEVIAGAGMWISIIANLQFMQSLIPSDTVKALVLMSGLVVSILLSPKAGVIIDMYDKQKVMMLASLIRCLSPVFMFPALASNSIPWMVVSLIIMQCSAAFYFPTVQASLPAILTKDELLKANSIYLNISTLSRIGGTAVGGVLVVSMELSMLYVCSIIAYAVLAVVTLFLRIPHVSTRTLKEKVEFREVLTIARRDPALLVGLINNGLITLFLGGVNLMILNFSEIQQEPQLMGWIYMAEGFSILVGGLLAKRWIGGRNLVASSTLMLVFFGISQYGMSFAAHKWMVLASFAAFGFVVAFFFPVSATIFQKRLPEHQQGRFFSFKSMLDRSFFLLALGVTGVCLDLLGISGYLLLIGTITVLFGFITYGYSKKHKLDVRAHDEAAA comes from the coding sequence ATGCTATGGCGCAACCGAACCTTCCTCTTGCTGATGACCGGCGAAGTCATCGCGGGGGCGGGTATGTGGATCTCAATCATTGCCAATCTCCAGTTCATGCAGAGCTTGATCCCTTCCGATACGGTCAAAGCTCTCGTCCTGATGAGCGGCCTCGTCGTAAGTATTTTGCTCTCCCCCAAAGCCGGCGTCATCATCGACATGTATGACAAGCAGAAGGTCATGATGCTCGCCAGCCTGATTCGCTGTCTGAGCCCCGTCTTTATGTTTCCGGCACTCGCAAGCAATTCCATCCCCTGGATGGTTGTCTCCCTCATCATCATGCAGTGCTCCGCCGCCTTCTATTTCCCGACCGTGCAGGCATCGCTGCCGGCTATTTTGACGAAGGACGAATTGCTGAAGGCGAACAGCATCTATTTGAATATCTCCACACTGTCGCGCATCGGCGGGACGGCCGTCGGCGGGGTGCTGGTCGTCTCGATGGAGCTGTCCATGCTTTACGTCTGCTCTATCATCGCCTATGCCGTACTTGCTGTCGTCACGCTCTTTCTGCGTATTCCCCACGTGTCTACGCGCACATTGAAGGAAAAAGTGGAGTTTCGCGAAGTGCTGACGATCGCCCGGCGGGACCCGGCGCTGTTGGTCGGCCTGATCAACAACGGCCTGATCACGCTGTTCCTTGGCGGCGTCAATCTGATGATTCTCAATTTCAGCGAAATCCAGCAGGAGCCGCAGCTCATGGGCTGGATCTACATGGCGGAAGGATTCAGCATATTGGTCGGCGGCCTGCTTGCGAAGCGGTGGATCGGCGGCCGCAATTTGGTTGCTTCCTCGACTCTCATGCTCGTCTTTTTCGGCATTTCGCAATACGGCATGTCCTTCGCCGCGCATAAATGGATGGTGCTCGCATCCTTTGCCGCCTTCGGATTCGTGGTAGCGTTTTTCTTCCCCGTCTCCGCCACGATCTTTCAAAAGCGGCTGCCGGAGCATCAGCAGGGCCGATTTTTTTCCTTCAAGAGCATGCTCGATCGCAGCTTTTTCCTGCTTGCCTTGGGCGTCACCGGTGTCTGCCTGGACCTCTTGGGCATTTCCGGATATTTGCTGCTCATCGGGACGATTACCGTGCTGTTTGGCTTTATCACGTACGGGTACAGCAAAAAACACAAGCTGGACGTGCGCGCTCATGACGAAGCGGCCGCGTAA
- a CDS encoding CaiB/BaiF CoA-transferase family protein, with protein MLTGVTVVDFSRHLPGPICTMRLADLGAEVIEITSFSVHDHTSQAPPTGLEGRETGAFYLRSHRNHKSISLNLRTDEGKSLAFALARQADVMVESFRPGVLRHLGLDYDSLWEVHPGLIYCSVTGYGQSGEMYQLGGHDLNIQAVSGFLSAVRDGEGKPVIADFPLADYAVGLYASEQICAALVQRSRTGRGAYLDVASGDLLSSWMGLHAILSKCSGPKEYGMTGRSLLAYQVYETADGQYVALAALEEKFWLNFCRAVGRQDWEMLQRASIEQQPEVYEELKALFLSRTQAEWSELGMEVDCCLTAVEERESWAESLYVTSREIAYTIPYLEKKEANSPVPGSSAWYRDHTRDLLRKKLGLADAELDRLQKLHVIPSVLS; from the coding sequence ATGTTGACAGGAGTTACGGTCGTCGATTTTTCCCGCCATCTTCCTGGACCGATCTGCACCATGAGACTGGCTGATCTGGGGGCTGAGGTCATTGAAATCACGTCATTCTCCGTCCATGACCATACGTCACAGGCTCCACCGACCGGCTTGGAGGGCAGGGAGACGGGAGCGTTTTACCTGCGTTCCCATCGCAACCACAAAAGCATTTCGCTGAATTTGCGTACGGATGAAGGAAAGTCGCTCGCGTTTGCCCTGGCGAGACAAGCTGATGTGATGGTCGAGAGTTTCCGCCCAGGGGTGCTGCGCCATCTGGGATTGGACTACGACAGCCTGTGGGAAGTCCATCCCGGCCTTATCTATTGCTCGGTCACCGGATATGGTCAAAGCGGAGAAATGTATCAACTGGGTGGCCACGATTTGAACATCCAGGCGGTTAGCGGCTTTTTGTCGGCTGTCCGCGACGGGGAAGGAAAACCGGTCATCGCAGATTTTCCTTTGGCGGACTACGCCGTCGGACTGTATGCCAGCGAGCAGATCTGCGCTGCGCTTGTCCAGCGATCCCGTACTGGACGCGGGGCTTATCTGGATGTCGCTTCCGGAGATCTCCTGTCCTCTTGGATGGGGCTGCACGCCATCCTGAGCAAATGCAGCGGGCCGAAAGAGTATGGAATGACGGGGAGAAGCCTGCTTGCCTATCAGGTATACGAGACTGCGGATGGGCAATACGTGGCCCTCGCTGCTTTGGAAGAAAAGTTTTGGCTGAATTTTTGTCGCGCTGTCGGCCGCCAGGACTGGGAGATGCTGCAGCGGGCGTCCATCGAACAGCAGCCGGAGGTGTACGAGGAGTTGAAAGCACTGTTTTTATCCCGTACCCAAGCGGAGTGGAGCGAGCTGGGAATGGAAGTCGATTGCTGCCTGACGGCTGTCGAGGAGAGGGAGAGCTGGGCGGAGAGCCTGTATGTCACGAGCCGCGAAATCGCCTATACGATCCCCTATTTGGAGAAAAAAGAGGCAAACTCTCCGGTGCCCGGATCATCTGCTTGGTACCGCGATCACACCCGGGATTTGCTGCGAAAAAAATTGGGATTGGCGGATGCGGAACTGGACAGGCTGCAAAAGCTTCACGTCATTCCGAGCGTGCTGTCGTAG
- a CDS encoding CapA family protein: protein MNQTSRTIRRMEQRKKARRRWLRVGRHTLLFCLVAALGVGLYGMIDLLHRDASNQSELPSSPSASDSTGSAPEAAISLSFAGDVMMSGNVEKTLQEKGYEYAFAHVRPLFLADDYTIVNLETPVTERGTPSDNKEFVYKSPPASLPAMKEAGVDAVNLANNHSMDQGMDGLLDTLHNLEAEQLEYVGAGRDDTRAYAPVFFEKNGIRVALLGFSRVIPEVSWYAGKNKPGVAASYDPARAAEAIRQAKTEADLVVVIAHWGKERVDEPVDHQTMLAHAYIDAGADLVVGGHPHVLQGFEKYNGKWIAYSLGNFIFTRASEPKTWESMVLQASCTKSGDCTLTMLPYHAELGQAVPMNESDGALLRKRIESISRQVSIHPNGRVE from the coding sequence ATGAATCAAACGAGCCGAACCATCCGCAGAATGGAACAACGCAAAAAAGCGAGGCGCAGGTGGCTCCGGGTAGGGCGGCACACGCTTCTCTTTTGCCTGGTCGCCGCGCTCGGGGTCGGATTGTACGGAATGATCGATCTTCTTCATCGCGATGCCTCAAATCAATCCGAATTGCCATCATCGCCATCCGCATCCGACTCGACCGGATCTGCCCCTGAAGCGGCCATTTCCTTGAGCTTTGCGGGCGATGTCATGATGTCAGGCAATGTCGAAAAGACGCTGCAGGAAAAGGGGTACGAGTACGCATTCGCGCATGTCCGACCTCTGTTTCTCGCGGATGACTACACGATTGTCAATTTGGAGACGCCCGTCACGGAACGGGGAACCCCTTCCGACAACAAGGAATTTGTGTACAAATCGCCTCCCGCCTCGCTCCCTGCCATGAAGGAAGCCGGTGTCGACGCCGTCAATCTGGCCAACAACCATTCCATGGATCAAGGGATGGATGGCTTGCTGGATACCCTGCATAACCTCGAAGCCGAACAACTGGAGTATGTCGGTGCCGGAAGGGATGACACGCGCGCATACGCACCCGTCTTTTTTGAAAAAAACGGCATCCGGGTCGCGCTGCTCGGTTTTAGCAGAGTCATACCGGAAGTAAGCTGGTACGCCGGTAAAAACAAGCCGGGAGTGGCGGCGAGCTACGATCCGGCACGAGCCGCCGAAGCGATCCGCCAGGCGAAGACGGAAGCAGACCTCGTCGTGGTCATCGCCCACTGGGGAAAGGAACGCGTAGACGAACCGGTCGATCATCAGACTATGCTGGCCCACGCGTATATCGATGCAGGCGCAGACCTGGTCGTTGGCGGCCATCCTCACGTCCTCCAAGGCTTTGAGAAGTACAACGGGAAATGGATCGCATACAGCCTCGGAAACTTTATCTTTACACGCGCATCCGAACCGAAGACGTGGGAGAGCATGGTGCTTCAAGCGAGCTGCACCAAAAGCGGAGACTGCACGCTGACGATGCTCCCCTACCACGCTGAACTGGGCCAGGCCGTACCGATGAACGAATCGGACGGCGCTCTTTTGCGCAAGCGGATCGAGTCCATCTCCCGACAGGTGAGCATTCACCCGAATGGCCGTGTGGAGTGA
- a CDS encoding YjzC family protein — translation MEIGESGASVQDPMIIELSRGEKFPATRNKNRVWTQK, via the coding sequence ATGGAAATCGGAGAATCAGGAGCAAGCGTACAGGATCCGATGATTATCGAGTTGAGCCGTGGAGAGAAGTTCCCCGCCACGCGCAACAAAAACCGGGTATGGACGCAAAAATGA
- a CDS encoding DUF2512 family protein — protein sequence MNILIKLLVNGIIGIPGLYWSGTSLTFAVVTSVVVSLIAYALGDALILPKTNNTFATTADFIMVFALFWISSYVFLQPYRLSGILLTAFVIAVAEYFYHDYLQRRGVHHTKHPG from the coding sequence TTGAACATCTTGATCAAGCTCTTGGTAAACGGAATCATTGGCATACCGGGGCTCTATTGGTCGGGAACGTCCCTTACGTTCGCGGTCGTTACGAGTGTCGTTGTCAGTCTGATCGCCTACGCCTTGGGCGATGCGCTCATCCTGCCCAAAACGAACAATACCTTTGCGACCACTGCAGATTTCATCATGGTCTTCGCCCTGTTCTGGATAAGCAGTTACGTATTTCTCCAGCCTTACCGACTCTCGGGCATTTTGCTAACGGCATTTGTGATCGCTGTCGCGGAGTACTTTTACCACGATTACTTGCAGCGCCGCGGTGTGCATCATACCAAACATCCGGGCTGA
- a CDS encoding enoyl-CoA hydratase-related protein, protein MVQETPVCTRLKGGVWIITLNRPHVLNALTLEMFEQLRDAIERGSREEEAEVVLLKGAGGNFCSGADLSVLGDMSKEAGAETALTVINDFLTQLHHMPKPVIAVIEGVAVGAGLNLALHADFVVASEDAVLQEPFVHIGLTTDFGGTYLLPRLVGLAAAKRLALLGEKLTGKEAERIGLIYKAVNTAELADEVERLIASVRRIPKQAFRVTKEGLSRAYGMDLEQALHWEKAQQSALIAHPDFLPLVMARRKKRE, encoded by the coding sequence ATGGTGCAAGAAACTCCCGTCTGTACCCGGCTCAAAGGGGGCGTTTGGATTATCACGCTCAACCGCCCGCACGTGCTCAATGCATTGACTCTGGAGATGTTTGAACAACTGCGCGACGCCATCGAGCGGGGCTCCCGTGAGGAAGAAGCGGAAGTCGTCCTGTTGAAAGGCGCGGGAGGGAACTTCTGCTCCGGGGCGGATCTGAGCGTCCTGGGGGACATGAGCAAAGAGGCTGGAGCAGAAACAGCCCTCACTGTCATCAACGACTTTTTAACCCAATTGCATCACATGCCAAAGCCCGTGATCGCCGTGATCGAAGGGGTGGCTGTCGGTGCGGGGCTAAACCTGGCGCTGCATGCAGATTTCGTCGTGGCATCAGAGGATGCCGTCCTTCAGGAACCATTCGTTCACATCGGACTGACGACCGATTTCGGCGGGACGTACCTGCTGCCGCGGCTGGTCGGGCTCGCTGCGGCCAAACGGCTGGCACTGCTTGGCGAAAAGCTGACAGGCAAAGAGGCGGAGAGAATCGGCCTGATTTACAAAGCGGTGAATACCGCAGAGCTCGCAGACGAAGTCGAACGCCTGATTGCTTCCGTCCGCCGCATCCCGAAGCAGGCTTTTCGTGTAACCAAGGAAGGGCTGTCCCGGGCGTACGGAATGGATTTGGAGCAGGCGCTTCATTGGGAGAAAGCCCAGCAGTCTGCGTTGATCGCTCATCCGGATTTCCTGCCGCTGGTCATGGCCCGGCGAAAGAAACGGGAATGA
- a CDS encoding GntR family transcriptional regulator, with product MIKLILQKDSNVSYHEQLYQQIAALIRSGELPPNEQLPTVRELAAQLKINYNTVRSVYLRLQQEGMVDSRQGRGTIVSNVVNDPLLTRNPAHLALLAKETLHKVKAMGYSIDEFTRVLSSVMQEINQFPVLFLRFTELELAEYLRLVQYHLPSAMVEGRTFEDFIERLEQDPSFLHQYKAIVTHPSVNLRMMKQTLPREAPPLVSLDFIPDPTTVIPAMEAYPRHTKVGLICATIRGAAGMINDLYNAGITHLDLRTIEANHPDVFELIASCDVVYISKPGYMTRPHLLTLPKVKEYQEIPDHHGINELRKIVTQ from the coding sequence ATGATAAAACTCATCCTGCAAAAGGACTCGAATGTTTCGTACCACGAACAATTGTACCAGCAGATAGCCGCCTTGATCCGAAGCGGGGAGCTCCCGCCGAATGAGCAGCTTCCGACGGTGAGGGAATTGGCAGCCCAGTTGAAAATCAATTACAATACCGTACGCAGCGTATATTTGCGGCTCCAGCAGGAAGGGATGGTCGATTCCCGCCAAGGCCGAGGCACGATTGTGAGCAACGTGGTCAACGATCCGCTGCTGACTCGCAATCCGGCTCATCTGGCTTTGCTGGCGAAAGAGACCTTGCACAAAGTAAAAGCGATGGGGTATTCCATCGATGAATTCACCCGCGTCCTCTCTTCGGTCATGCAGGAAATCAACCAGTTCCCGGTCTTGTTTCTCCGGTTTACGGAGCTGGAGCTGGCAGAATATCTGCGGCTTGTCCAATACCACTTGCCGAGTGCGATGGTGGAGGGACGCACCTTTGAAGACTTTATCGAAAGGCTCGAGCAAGATCCGAGCTTCCTCCATCAATACAAAGCGATTGTGACACACCCATCCGTCAATTTGCGCATGATGAAGCAAACATTGCCCAGGGAGGCTCCCCCACTCGTCAGTCTCGATTTCATCCCGGATCCAACCACGGTCATCCCGGCGATGGAGGCTTATCCCCGCCATACGAAGGTCGGTCTTATTTGCGCCACCATCCGAGGGGCGGCGGGCATGATCAACGATTTATACAATGCAGGCATTACCCACCTCGATTTGCGCACGATCGAAGCCAACCATCCGGATGTGTTTGAGCTGATCGCCAGCTGCGACGTGGTGTACATATCCAAGCCGGGTTATATGACCAGGCCGCATCTTCTTACGCTTCCCAAGGTCAAGGAATATCAAGAAATCCCGGACCATCACGGAATCAATGAACTTCGGAAGATCGTCACTCAGTAA
- a CDS encoding type II CAAX endopeptidase family protein, producing the protein MIKKRSLLLVIVYGFAATLSIFYGLVERQSLFVTFVCFHLLVCLCVPLIHAWWEGNLSRSWQVAWGKFEWRGAVFGLGLGILLMAAAIAGIWLLLQSDGRPEQIRQTLERWELSRRWIWWFSLYLVIVNSLLEEMFWRGFVLERFVSVLVRSHAVLLSSFFYSLYHLIVSSVLFGFKWGCLITLLVFVVGNVWGWMKARYPSVYSTWFSHLLADLGLVLPVIWWIF; encoded by the coding sequence ATGATCAAAAAACGGTCCCTGCTCTTGGTGATCGTATACGGCTTTGCCGCCACACTGTCCATTTTTTACGGCCTGGTGGAACGGCAGAGCCTGTTTGTCACATTCGTCTGCTTCCATCTCCTCGTCTGTTTGTGCGTACCCTTGATTCACGCCTGGTGGGAAGGGAACCTGAGCAGAAGCTGGCAGGTAGCCTGGGGAAAATTTGAGTGGAGAGGGGCCGTCTTCGGCTTGGGGCTGGGCATCCTGCTGATGGCTGCCGCAATCGCGGGTATCTGGCTGCTGCTGCAAAGCGACGGGAGGCCCGAGCAAATCAGGCAGACTCTGGAGAGATGGGAGCTCAGCAGGCGGTGGATTTGGTGGTTTTCTCTGTACCTGGTGATCGTCAATTCGCTGCTGGAAGAGATGTTCTGGCGCGGCTTTGTCCTGGAGCGGTTCGTGTCGGTGCTGGTACGATCGCACGCAGTGCTGCTTTCGAGCTTTTTTTATTCGCTGTACCACCTTATCGTATCGAGCGTGCTCTTCGGGTTCAAATGGGGATGCTTGATCACGCTGCTCGTGTTTGTCGTGGGAAATGTGTGGGGGTGGATGAAGGCGAGGTACCCCTCTGTGTACTCTACGTGGTTCAGCCATTTGCTGGCCGATCTGGGACTGGTGCTTCCGGTCATCTGGTGGATCTTTTAA
- a CDS encoding DUF4870 domain-containing protein — MNVLYGKEERMWAMIAHLSSLVGFFIPLGNVLGPLIVWLVKRETSPFVDRHGKEAVNFGISVTIYAAVSSILLLVFIGALLLIALFLFWAVFLIMGAVKANEGSEFRYPLTIRFIK; from the coding sequence ATGAATGTTTTGTACGGAAAGGAGGAGAGGATGTGGGCTATGATCGCCCACCTGTCCTCCCTCGTCGGTTTTTTTATTCCGCTTGGAAATGTACTGGGTCCGTTGATCGTTTGGCTGGTCAAGAGGGAGACCAGTCCGTTTGTGGATCGCCACGGAAAAGAAGCAGTCAACTTTGGCATTTCCGTCACGATTTACGCTGCCGTTTCCAGCATCTTGCTCCTCGTCTTCATCGGCGCCCTTCTGTTGATTGCCCTTTTTCTGTTTTGGGCGGTTTTCTTGATCATGGGAGCGGTGAAAGCCAACGAGGGGAGCGAGTTTCGATATCCGCTTACGATTCGTTTCATTAAATAA
- a CDS encoding VOC family protein → MHLTFDHMVHFLHRSPGEAADRFRELGYHAVAGGRHEKWGTWNSLSYFGLSYVEFLAVERADVAEQSDNPLIRQLVNERSAGEGFGQIALRTREMDQWDEELRKRGLQVRGPVAGSRTREDGTVIRWRMLFLEDPSSRLIPPFLIEWHEEDAGRERDLANRGILAPHPNGAQTVQSIGYAVADLDEAAERWSRWFGWEGSDIFSDEQLGARCLTFPLPGGDIVLCQPTGAGWTQEALASRGERPFFVRLAGTDGSGMDTVFGGRYVRTGR, encoded by the coding sequence GTGCACTTGACTTTCGATCATATGGTACATTTTCTGCATCGCTCCCCGGGAGAAGCGGCAGACAGGTTTCGGGAACTGGGGTATCACGCGGTAGCGGGAGGCAGGCATGAGAAGTGGGGCACATGGAATAGCCTGAGTTACTTTGGGCTCTCCTATGTGGAGTTTTTGGCGGTCGAGCGCGCGGATGTGGCCGAGCAGTCTGACAATCCGCTGATTCGCCAGCTGGTAAATGAGCGCAGCGCGGGAGAAGGCTTCGGCCAGATTGCTTTGCGCACCCGCGAGATGGACCAGTGGGACGAAGAGCTGCGCAAGCGAGGGCTGCAAGTGAGGGGCCCCGTGGCAGGGAGCCGGACACGGGAGGATGGCACGGTCATTCGCTGGCGCATGCTTTTTCTCGAGGATCCGTCAAGCAGGCTGATTCCTCCTTTTCTTATCGAGTGGCATGAAGAGGATGCGGGCCGTGAGCGCGACCTGGCCAATCGCGGCATATTGGCTCCTCATCCGAATGGAGCGCAAACCGTTCAATCCATCGGCTACGCGGTAGCCGATCTGGACGAGGCGGCCGAGCGCTGGAGCAGGTGGTTTGGCTGGGAGGGCAGCGACATTTTTTCCGACGAACAGCTGGGAGCGCGTTGCCTGACGTTTCCCCTGCCCGGGGGCGACATCGTTCTTTGTCAGCCGACTGGAGCGGGATGGACACAGGAAGCGTTGGCGAGCAGAGGAGAACGCCCGTTTTTTGTCCGCTTGGCCGGGACGGATGGGAGCGGGATGGATACCGTGTTCGGCGGAAGGTATGTACGAACGGGACGATGA
- a CDS encoding cytochrome c biogenesis protein CcdC: protein MQILSSTALGILVPLIMATLVIFVRMRRQKRPVSAKSIILPPFFMATGFLMFFLPEAATPPMYDFTAFLVGLVFSIPLILTSRFEIVGQDVYLKRSKAFFVILLGLLIIRLIIKLIINDSFTPLQTGGLFFLLAFGMLVPWRIAMLYMYRQLTKKTFGT, encoded by the coding sequence ATGCAAATATTGTCTTCAACGGCACTGGGCATCCTCGTGCCGCTCATCATGGCGACGCTGGTAATCTTCGTACGGATGCGTCGGCAAAAAAGACCGGTGTCCGCCAAGAGCATTATTTTGCCGCCGTTTTTTATGGCGACGGGATTTTTGATGTTTTTCCTACCGGAGGCAGCTACACCTCCCATGTACGACTTTACGGCCTTTCTCGTCGGATTGGTATTCTCTATTCCGCTGATCCTGACGTCACGCTTTGAAATTGTCGGGCAGGATGTGTACCTCAAACGGTCGAAGGCTTTTTTCGTCATCTTGCTTGGGCTTTTGATCATTCGCCTGATCATCAAATTGATAATCAACGATTCGTTCACGCCCCTGCAAACGGGCGGTCTGTTCTTCCTGCTCGCATTCGGCATGCTGGTGCCTTGGCGAATCGCGATGCTGTACATGTACCGTCAGTTGACCAAAAAAACGTTTGGGACATAA
- a CDS encoding DUF309 domain-containing protein: MYPQPYLDYLVQFHVDRDYFECHEILEEYWKSFPANERKAVWVGLIQIAVALYHQRRGNQNGALKMLASAIRIVKQHPDDIQRLGMDDNALTSLLEARLKEVKDGEAYRSLDLPIKDEGLRRQYEDACAARKAPASRESDLSDSYLLNKHTLRDRSEVHAERQRQLQLREQRRSGKA; encoded by the coding sequence ATGTACCCGCAGCCATATCTGGACTATCTGGTTCAGTTTCATGTCGATCGAGACTATTTTGAATGCCACGAAATTTTGGAAGAGTACTGGAAGAGCTTCCCTGCCAACGAACGTAAAGCAGTATGGGTGGGCCTCATCCAGATTGCGGTCGCCTTGTACCATCAACGCCGCGGCAATCAGAACGGCGCACTTAAAATGCTGGCGAGCGCCATCCGGATCGTCAAGCAGCATCCGGACGACATCCAGCGATTAGGGATGGACGACAATGCCTTGACGAGCTTGTTGGAGGCCCGACTGAAAGAGGTAAAGGACGGAGAAGCCTACCGTAGCCTAGACCTGCCAATCAAAGATGAAGGTTTGCGCCGACAGTACGAGGATGCCTGCGCAGCCCGAAAGGCCCCCGCCTCCCGCGAGAGCGACCTCAGCGATTCCTACTTGCTCAACAAGCATACCCTTCGCGACCGCAGCGAAGTGCATGCCGAGCGCCAGCGCCAGCTCCAGCTCCGCGAACAAAGACGAAGCGGGAAGGCGTGA
- a CDS encoding RNA 2'-phosphotransferase, producing MQASHETTRLRKRLLSILRQNSEYVQLYYDTYGYTPVEPLLAYIRTLKGCAYVTRSDLREVVENDPGRLFEWDQGDLIRATHGFMPVVSKGRLAEAEPPEFLYYGTHKKLVRQAFAAGLLPIASEYVQLADRVEAIGLPAGTLEILLVKAREAHAAGTPFFRLASSPSTSDPYYFCSAVTADCLEPL from the coding sequence ATGCAGGCAAGCCATGAAACAACAAGACTGCGCAAGCGACTGCTCAGCATTTTGAGACAGAACAGCGAGTACGTCCAGCTCTATTACGATACATACGGCTACACACCTGTAGAGCCGCTGCTCGCATATATACGGACATTGAAAGGATGCGCCTACGTGACTCGCTCTGATTTGCGGGAGGTCGTGGAGAACGATCCGGGCCGGCTGTTTGAATGGGATCAGGGGGATTTGATTCGCGCGACGCACGGGTTCATGCCGGTTGTGAGCAAGGGCAGGCTGGCGGAAGCAGAGCCTCCGGAATTTTTATACTACGGGACGCACAAAAAGCTCGTGCGGCAGGCCTTCGCAGCTGGTCTGCTGCCGATTGCCAGCGAATACGTCCAGCTTGCGGATCGGGTGGAGGCCATCGGTCTGCCTGCAGGTACGCTGGAGATCCTCCTGGTGAAAGCCAGGGAGGCCCATGCGGCAGGCACCCCCTTTTTCCGGCTGGCTTCCTCCCCTTCCACATCCGACCCGTATTATTTTTGCAGTGCGGTTACAGCTGATTGTCTGGAGCCGCTGTGA
- a CDS encoding homoserine dehydrogenase — MNKIADEVKEMSADVVKVGLLGLGTVGGGVIKTIRSQQEKLTSRLGKRIEIVKALVRDSEKQRAVSLDRSVLTTDFDEVLQSDVDIVVEVMGGVEPTYEYVRALIEKGCHVVTANKELLAKKGTELVDLANRHHVHLAYEASVAGGIPILGVLRQFLRTNDITGVRGILNGTTNFILTKMETEQQSYHDVLKQAQELGYAEADPRSDVEGFDAMYKLYILAQLVYGESLPLEEVNRRGIADLTAGQIRMASELGYRIKLIAQAHRRGDGIRLSVEPTALPTSHPLAQIQDAFNAVQLSGNIVGDLLFTGRGAGELPTASAVVEDLAYLLTQPFIPHPAWKEREAATSSKEEVEGHSLCYLEGSGPAATPDQVLHFLRRAGVSVHKLKVQFDLGGVLRAGLITSGLEQEHADLLTSDFGLQVRCFPLLGDA; from the coding sequence TTGAACAAGATTGCCGATGAGGTGAAAGAGATGAGTGCAGATGTCGTCAAAGTAGGGTTGTTGGGGCTTGGAACAGTAGGAGGCGGCGTGATCAAGACAATCCGCTCGCAACAGGAAAAGCTGACCTCGCGCCTGGGCAAGCGAATCGAAATCGTCAAGGCGCTGGTAAGAGACTCGGAAAAACAGCGAGCCGTATCGCTCGACCGCTCCGTACTGACCACTGATTTCGATGAGGTATTGCAAAGCGACGTGGATATTGTCGTGGAGGTCATGGGCGGAGTCGAGCCTACATACGAGTACGTACGGGCTTTGATCGAAAAGGGCTGTCATGTGGTCACGGCGAATAAGGAGCTGCTGGCGAAAAAAGGGACCGAGCTCGTTGATTTGGCCAACCGGCATCACGTTCATCTCGCGTACGAGGCGAGTGTAGCCGGGGGCATCCCGATCCTCGGCGTGCTGCGGCAGTTTCTGCGGACGAATGACATCACAGGGGTTCGGGGGATTCTCAACGGAACGACCAACTTCATTTTGACGAAGATGGAGACGGAGCAGCAGTCTTATCACGACGTCCTGAAGCAGGCGCAGGAGCTCGGATACGCAGAGGCCGATCCGCGCTCGGACGTGGAAGGCTTTGACGCGATGTACAAACTGTACATTCTCGCGCAGCTGGTATACGGGGAATCATTGCCTTTGGAAGAGGTGAACCGGCGCGGCATCGCGGATTTGACAGCCGGGCAGATCCGAATGGCCAGCGAGCTCGGCTACCGAATCAAGCTGATTGCCCAGGCGCACCGCAGAGGTGACGGTATCCGACTATCCGTAGAGCCGACCGCACTGCCGACGAGCCATCCTTTGGCTCAAATCCAGGACGCATTCAATGCGGTGCAGCTCTCGGGAAATATCGTCGGAGATCTCCTGTTTACCGGAAGGGGGGCAGGCGAACTGCCAACCGCCAGCGCCGTCGTCGAAGATCTGGCGTACTTGCTGACGCAGCCGTTCATCCCGCATCCGGCATGGAAGGAACGGGAAGCTGCGACGAGCAGCAAAGAGGAAGTGGAGGGGCATTCGCTCTGTTACCTGGAGGGTTCGGGTCCGGCTGCCACTCCGGACCAGGTGCTGCACTTCCTGCGCCGAGCAGGCGTGAGTGTCCACAAGCTCAAGGTGCAATTTGACCTGGGAGGCGTCTTGCGGGCGGGGTTGATCACCAGCGGCCTCGAACAGGAGCATGCCGATCTGCTGACGTCAGATTTCGGCTTGCAGGTACGGTGTTTTCCCTTGCTGGGGGACGCGTAA